In Schizosaccharomyces osmophilus chromosome 2, complete sequence, the following proteins share a genomic window:
- the mzt1 gene encoding mitotic spindle organizing protein Mzt1: protein MSSADSAKETIDILHEIGTLLGVELDKTALSLCVSLCENNIHPEAVAQIIREIALAHQDEPESDT, encoded by the coding sequence ATGTCCTCAGCAGATTCAGCCAAGGAAACCATAGATATCTTGCACGAAATAGGAACTTTACTTGGCGTAGAGTTAGACAAAACAGCACTTTCTCTTTGTGTAAGCCTATGCGAGAACAATATACATCCTGAAGCGGTTGCTCAAATTATTCGTGAAATCGCATTAGCTCACCAAGACGAGCCTGAAAGCGATACTTAG
- the sid1 gene encoding PAK-related GC kinase Sid1, protein MFPLSAQSYLLKEKIGSGSFGIVWRAIEKSSGAILAVKQIDLEASVDDITEIEQEVLMLSNCSHPNVINYYGCFVQGHVLWILMEHMDGGSVSGLLKKQGLEEETISIILRETLKGLTYLHNQNKIHRDIKAANILLSSTTGEVKLADFGVAAQLSNAASRRYTFVGTPFWMAPEVIQQTSYGTAADIWSLGITAIEMAEAAPPRATMHPMRVIFEIPQSEPPKLSSNYSLEFRDFVSRCLKLHPASRRSSSSLLDHPFIKGSGKIELLVPLLLDSKIYSDIQQNPEDDLDPGTNNTIKIPDSTSHLNNNTIDDDWNFEDTVRIASPNDTKKNHSIETAKPQKAQTPNSNLDFCFSSMQSNEADVTRRPTNYSLKENSCGTTHFSKPSRPQNLAITCFDSIVSAILSDPNLSADEKSSLKLLSSTFNSLDENTSSRLMKSLMFDSKLNPRKKKRGPIAQLLFSRWLEETDKRRSSSYSFSPD, encoded by the exons ATGTTTCCGCTTTCAGCTCAATCGtatcttttgaaagaaaaaattggttCGGGATCTTTTGGCATTGTCTGGAGGgcaattgaaaaatctTCTGGTGCTATTTTGGCAGTCAAGCAG ATTGATTTGGAAGCGTCTGTGGATGATATAACTGAAATTGAACAAGAAGTTCTTATGCTCTCCAATTGTAGTCATCCTAATGTTATCAATTATTACGGATGCTTCGTCCAAGGACATGTTCTTTGGATTCTCATGGAACATATGGATGGAGGTTCTGTTTCTGggcttttgaaaaagcaaggcttagaagaagaaacgatCTCAATAATTTTACGGGAAACGCTGAAAGGTTTGACTTATTTGCACAACCAAAATAAGATTCACAGAGATATAAAAGCGGCCAATATACTCTTGTCTTCTACAACTGGTGAAGTCAAACTTGCTGATTTTGGCGTTGCTGCCCAACTATCAAATGCCGCTTCCAGGCGATATACCTTCGTAGGGACCCCTTTTTGGATGGCCCCAGAAGTCATACAACAAACCAGCTATGGAACAGCGGCAGATATTTGGTCTTTAGGAATCACGGCTATAGAGATGGCAGAAGCAGCTCCTCCCAGAGCAACAATGCATCCTATGCGTGTTATATTCGAGATTCCACAGTCAGAGCCACCAAAGCTTTCTTCTAATTACAGTCTGGAATTTCGAGATTTTGTGTCTCGTTGTTTAAAGCTTCATCCTGCTTCTCGTCGCTCCTCATCTTCTCTACTAGACCATCCCTTTATTAAAGGCTCCGGGAAAATTGAGCTCCTGGTTCCCTTACTTTTGGACAGCAAAATCTATTCTGATATACAGCAAAATCCCGAAGATGATCTTGATCCAGGCACTAATAATACTATAAAAATTCCAGACTCTACATCACATCTGAACAATAATACCATAGATGATGATTGGAATTTTGAAGATACAGTTCGCATCGCTTCTCCGAAtgatacaaaaaagaatcactCCATCGAAACGGCAAAACCACAAAAGGCTCAGACTCCTAATTCTAATTTagacttttgtttttcatccatGCAATCCAATGAAGCTGATGTTACTAGAAGGCCCACAAATTACTCCCTCAAAGAAAACTCCTGTGGTACAACTCATTTCTCTAAACCTTCTCGTCCGCAAAATCTAGCAATTACGTGTTTTGACTCAATAGTTTCTGCAATTCTTTCGGATCCAAATTTGTCTGCGGATGAAAAGTCCTCTCTGAAGTTGCTAAGTTCCACTTTCAACTCATTAGATGAAAATACGTCTTCTCGTTTAATGAAAAGTCTTATGTTTGACAGCAAGCtaaatccaagaaaaaagaaacgaggACCTATTGCTCAACTGCTATTTTCTCGATGGCTCGAAGAAACTGATAAACGTAGAAGTTCAagttattctttttcaccCGACTGA
- the inp53 gene encoding inositol polyphosphate phosphatase Inp53, translating to MASRQDSSSDQKEPEFPQSVLSLRSKFESLSSNDVASISTNTPSKKYLNPQEQNTSNLENAHAKNQGVQIPLASSSVGNTSTEEGKSSVSNSLSESEINEGLNNKLKNKPSFEAVRKGFSQKQEKSSDTDAFVPSSPTASNSFISVSPLPQKPSRSFGSRDYDDLTTFPRPNCATKPKSLTGEISSSAKLNSELSPSYTEKKPVDEQNETEGDLESESGSELSSTISSEEEDEPLNEKTSSPSKQQDNPFKHDSEALDSSSIPISVPPRVQSQHVDVQPPVPSPRPPKSVAAEAVQQSRIAMAHHLPSRTTQRPPRPPARKTSHNISTSTSNELSSGLPSRRISSVSSPVSNISFSSSEPMLSAEKPKLPPRPSQMAPDISLNNLANESVSASPPPFLVSPQLGRSLSSGRRPTSSSGLSDVHDTSMSSGSPSASQSDTILKGTLPDVSCVRRNQPTFMNGANSVNLDFEARVFAVSGECLVVAGNGAFRIYDSITGLCNWHMPLGDVKVTAMSFKPSGDKVADDGRFVWIGTRDGALWEMDIVNHHIVNKRSTPHTSISHILTCKNEVWTLDESGRLFVWKEDKIMGLSVQSDPKSVRVVPHASHAMVLDDNLLWVVVGKSIYVYDPNNSERPSVLPKPMTPPGLIGDISCGTAIPNFPDLVFYGHVDGKISIYSKTQYRFVELVTSSSFYRISSLVGVGNTIWAAYTTGMIYVFDASVSPWRLKKTWHAHKVSQSGANTILGIDINSIWKAKRLQVVSLCSPVVKFWDGLMMGDWLSTEMRKFFPKYSSFDNISALVCSWNAGASKPSDFRSQDAGPDFIKALLKENGYPDIVVFGFQELVDLENKKLTAKTLLSSSTKNNASSSDNISRQYRLWREKLESEMARSDPKSEYQVLVCENLVGLFSCIFVKSALQSKIRMLQTTTVKTGLGGLHGNKGAIVIRFLIDDTSFCIVNCHLAAGQTSKAARNNDLATILDSAALTPDSDEMDQLNSYEAGGDGSQILDHEVCILHGDLNYRINLLRPKVNNLLSKNDIKTLLESDQLTQERKRNAGFRLRTFSEPEIAFAPTYKYDVNSDQYDSSEKKRVPAWCDRICFRGDMDYVYAENYRRHEVRASDHRPVSALLHAKVKLVNAQEQASTWDIIKKKWLDYADSVKREAKLQYVMVHASLDREKAERVLIEFQWNVQDAIRNIQ from the exons ATGGCCTCTCGGCAGGACTCGAGTAGCGACCAAAAAGAACCAGAATTTCCTCAATCGGTTCTGTCATTGCGGTCAAAGTTTGAATCTCTTAGCTCCAACGACGTTGCAAGCATCAGTACAAATACCCCatcaaaaaagtatttgaaTCCTCAAGAACAGAATACAAgtaatttggaaaatgctCATGCTAAAAACCAAGGAGTACAGATTCCtcttgcttcttcttctgtagGAAATACATCCACCGAGGAAGGAAAGTCAAGTGTGTCAAATTCGTTATCAGAATCCGAGATAAACGAAGGCTTGAACAATAAACTGAAAAACAAACCTAGCTTTGAAGCTGTTCGAAAAGGCTTTTCtcaaaagcaagaaaaatctTCTGATACGGATGCTTTTGTGCCATCCTCGCCTACTGCGtccaattctttcatttccGTTTCTCCTTTACCTCAAAAACCTTCACGCTCTTTTGGTTCACGAGATTACGATGATTTAACGACATTTCCTAGACCTAATTGTGCCACGAAACCAAAAAGCCTTACGGGAGAAATTTCATCATCAGCAAAATTAAACTCGGAATTAAGTCCAAGCTATactgaaaaaaaacctgtagatgaacaaaatgaaaCGGAAGGCGATTTAGAATCTGAATCGGGGTCTGAATTATCCTCAACAATCTCGTCtgaagaggaagatgaaCCTCTAAATGAAAAGACTTCCTCTCCTTCCAAACAACAAGATAATCCCTTTAAACATGATTCCGAAGCTCTAGATTCCTCTTCAATTCCCATATCCGTTCCACCACGAGTACAAAGTCAACATGTTGATGTTCAGCCTCCCGTTCCTTCGCCGAGACCCCCAAAGTCTGTCGCTGCAGAAGCTGTGCAGCAGTCGCGAATTGCAATGGCTCACCACCTTCCAAGTCGCACTACTCAGCGACCGCCAAGGCCTCCTGCTCGGAAAACATCTCATAACATAAGTACGTCGACTTCAAACGAACTGTCAAGTGGCTTGCCAAGCAGACGAATTTCCTCCGTATCATCGCCGGTGTCAAACATTAGTTTTTCCTCATCTGAGCCTATGTTATCTGctgaaaaaccaaagttGCCTCCACGACCTAGCCAGATGGCTCCAGATATATCACTGAACAATTTGGCGAATGAAAGTGTTTCTGCATCTCCTCCTCCTTTCCTTGTATCTCCTCAACTTGGAAGATCGTTATCTTCTGGCCGAAGGCCTACTTCTTCCTCTGGCCTGAGCGACGTTCACGACACATCGATGTCTTCTGGTTCTCCTTCTGCTTCTCAATCAGATACGATTTTGAAAGGTACTTTACCGGATGTATCATGCGTCCGTAGAAATCAACCCACTTTTATGAATGGTGCCAATTCGGTTAACTTGGATTTCGAAGCACGCGTCTTCGCTGTAAGCGGAGAGTGCCTCGTTGTAGCTGGCAATGGCGCATTCCGCATTTATGATTCTATTACGGGTCTGTGCAATTGGCATATGCCTTTGGGAGACGTTAAAGTGACTGCAATGTCTTTCAAACCTTCTGGTGATAAGGTGGCCGATGATGGGAGATTTGTTTGGATTGGTACTCGCGATGGTGCTCTTTGGGAGATGGATATTGTGAATCACCATATAGtgaacaaaagaagtacTCCTCATACATCAATTTCTCATATCTTGACATGTAAAAATGAAGTGTGGACGCTTGATGAATCAGGCCgactttttgtttggaaaGAGGATAAGATTATGGGATTAAGTGTGCAGTCAGACCCGAAGTCTGTCCGTGTTGTTCCCCATGCTTCACATGCCATGGTACTAGATGATAACTTGTTATGGGTTGTAGTTGGCAAGTCTATTTATGTATATGACCCTAATAATAGCGAACGTCCGTCtgttcttccaaaaccaaTGACACCTCCAGGACTTATCGGCGATATATCTTGCGGTACAGCTATACCTAATTTCCCCgatcttgttttttacgGCCATGTTGATGGTAAAATTTCaatatattcaaaaacacAATATCGATTTGTGGAACTTGTGACGAGTAGCTCCTTTTATCGTATAAGTTCTTTGGTTGGTGTCGGTAATACTATTTGGGCGGCTTATACTACTGGAATGATTTATGTCTTTGATGCTTCTGTCAGCCCTTGGCGTTTAAAAAAGACATGGCATGCTCATAAAGTTAGTCAAAGCGGTGCAAACACTATTTTAGGTATAGACATAAATAGCATCTGGAAGGCTAAACGGTTACAAGTGGTTAGTCTTTGTTCTCCAGTTGTGAAGTTTTGGGATGGATTAATGATGGGCGACTGGCTATCTACGGAAATGAGAAAGTTCTTTCCGAAATATAGCTCGTTTGATAACATCAGCGCGTTGGTCTGTTCCTGGAATGCTGGCGCTTCCAAACCGTCGGATTTCAGAAGCCAGGATGCTGGACCTGATTTTATAAAGGCCTTactcaaagaaaatggatacCCAGACATAGTGGTCTTCGGCTTTCAAGAACTGGTTGatcttgaaaataaaaaattgacCGCCAaaactttgctttcatcCAGTACTAAAAATAATGCTTCAAGTAGTGACAACATTTCCAGGCAGTATCGTTTATGGCGTGAAAAGCTGGAGTCTGAAATGGCACGAAGTGATCCAAAGAGTGAGTACCAGGTTTTGGTCTGTGAAAATTTGGTCGGCCTTTTCTCTTGCATCTTTGTAAAAAGTGCATTGCAAAGCAAGATACGAATGCTACAAACCACGACAGTCAAAACCGGATTAGGTGGATTACATGGAAACAAAGGTGCTATAGTCATTCGTTTTCTTATTGATGATACTTCATTCTGCATTGTGAACTGTCATTTAGCTGCTGGCCAGACCAGCAAGGCAGCAAGGAATAATGATCTGGCAACAATATTAGACTCTGCGGCATTGACACCAGACAGCGATGAGATGGATCAGCTGAACAGTTATGAAGCAGGTGGTGATGGTTCTCAGATATTGGATCATGAGGTTTGTATATTGCATGGCGATCTCAACTATCGAATCAATCTTTTAAGACCCAAAGTTAACAATttactttccaaaaacgATATAAAAACGCTCTTGGAAAGTGATCAATTAACACAAGAAAGGAAACGCAACGCTGGCTTTAGGTTACGAACCTTCAGTGAGCCTGAAATAGCGTTTGCTCCAACATACAAATATGATGTTAACAGCGATCAATATGATTCTAGTGAAAAGAAGAGGGTTCCAGCTTGGTGCGATCGTATCTGCTTTCGGGGTGACATGGATTATGTATATGCTGAGAATTATAGACGACACGAGGTCCGTGCTTCTGATCATCGTCCTGTATCGGCATTACTTCATGCAAAAGTAAAGCTTGTAAACGCACAGGAACAAGCTTCAACTTGGGAtattatcaaaaagaagTGGCTGGATTATGCTGATTCCGTCAAGCGGGAAGCTAA ATTACAATACGTAATGGTGCACGCGTCTTTAGATCGTGAAAAGGCTGAACGTGTGCTAATAGAATTTCAGTGGAATGTACAAGACGCTATACGAAACATTCAGTAA
- the spn4 gene encoding mitotic septin Spn4: MNEDEMLSVGIADLPNQRHKIVSRNGAALTLMLCGESGLGKTTFCNTLFSTSIKPHMDIETRRSKHTEKSVEIEITKAELEEKNFHLRLTMVDTPGFGDFINNTGCWESILEFIEDQHESYMRQDQQPDRTKIIDMRIHACLYFLRPVRNGLRPMDLEAMKRLCKRVNLIPVIAKSDMYTRRDLAMYKTRIAQVLDYHQVSIYKPSIDEGDPVFQRQIQGIISAMPFAIVSSEEDTRTADGRIVKGRKYPWGTVEVESEEHCDFKQLRNLLIRSCMLDLIQRTEDIIYEQYRQEQMQVRQYGEPKLRTIDNSKFKEEEESLRRRFTEQVRQEEARFRQWEQRLIAERDNLNKDLEAQHVQIKQLELEIERLKLNSSSRKR; the protein is encoded by the coding sequence atgaatgaagaCGAGATGTTATCTGTAGGAATTGCTGATTTACCAAATCAAAGACACAAAATCGTGTCGCGTAATGGAGCTGCTCTAACACTAATGCTTTGTGGTGAATCGGGACTCGGTAAAACGACGTTTTGCAATACATTGTTTTCCACTTCTATTAAGCCTCATATGGACATTGAGACGCGCCGTTCCAAGCATACGGAGAAAAGTGTGGAAattgaaattacaaaagcggaattggaagaaaagaacttCCATTTGAGACTTACTATGGTTGATACTCCTGGATTTGGTGATTTCATAAATAACACTGGTTGCTGGGAATCTATCCTAGAGTTTATAGAGGATCAGCATGAGTCGTATATGCGACAGGATCAACAACCAGACCGAACAAAGATTATTGACATGCGCATTCATGCATGCTTATACTTTCTCCGTCCCGTACGAAATGGCTTGCGTCCTATGGATTTGGAGGCTATGAAGCGTCTCTGCAAACGTGTCAACCTGATTCCCGTGATCGCCAAATCAGACATGTACACCCGACGTGATTTGGCCATGTACAAGACCCGTATTGCACAAGTGCTTGATTATCATCAGGTAAGCATATACAAGCCAAGCATAGATGAAGGAGACCCGGTTTTCCAGCGTCAAATTCAAGGCATCATCAGCGCAATGCCTTTTGCAATCGTTAGTAGCGAAGAAGATACCCGAACCGCTGATGGCCGTATTGTTAAAGGTCGTAAGTATCCATGGGGTACCGTCGAGGTTGAAAGTGAAGAACATTGTGATTTCAAACAGCTACGAAATCTCCTGATTAGAAGCTGTATGTTAGACCTTATTCAGAGAACTGAAGACATTATTTATGAGCAATACCGACAAGAACAGATGCAAGTTCGCCAATATGGTGAACCAAAATTGAGGACTATTGACAATAGTAAGTTTAaggaggaggaagaaaGTCTTAGAAGAAGGTTTACCGAGCAAGTCCGACAAGAAGAGGCTCGCTTCCGACAATGGGAACAAAGGCTGATTGCTGAGCGTGACAATTTAAACAAGGACCTCGAAGCTCAGCATGTCCAAATCAAACAACTTGAGcttgaaattgaacgaCTAAAGTTAAACAGTTCTTCACGTAAGCGTTAA
- the cpd1 gene encoding tRNA (m1A) methyltransferase complex catalytic subunit Cpd1, which yields MVFSKYKDFVEDGDLVVAWIGRNKLLPLKIEDGQTFHNQYGAFPHSEMIGKRYGQQISSSAKQGFIYLLQPTPELWTLALPHRTQIVYTPDISIIFEKLRIVHGTRVIEAGTGSASMSHALSRTVGPSGKLYSYEYHASRYETALQEFRDHNMLDEINGNTHLTHRDVCKDGFETEGLPLKVDAIFLDLPAPWEAIPHLIKHVNRNGTTRVCCFSPCMEQIQRSASALQVSGWCDIEMLEVSYKQWTARKSRVIRVDDSIDRLKEVKRHRTEGFERRKERQRLEKEFAESAENGEELNDSQVSTPSEPPSKSPTSTEKIHKRIREGDEEYEWSNVARVDSNLKNHTSYLLFAVHLPSQLDNESESTE from the coding sequence ATGGTCTTTTCCAAGTATAAAGATTTCGTAGAGGACGGTGATCTTGTGGTGGCATGGATAGGGAGAAATAAGTTGCTTCCTTTAAAAATCGAGGACGGCCAAACTTTCCACAATCAATATGGTGCTTTCCCCCATTCAGAAATGATTGGCAAACGGTATGGACAACAAATTAGTTCCTCTGCTAAACAGGGATTCATTTACCTCCTTCAGCCCACTCCTGAACTTTGGACATTAGCTCTTCCTCATCGTACCCAGATTGTTTATACTCCCGATATATCTATTATTTTCGAAAAACTTCGCATTGTCCACGGGACAAGGGTTATTGAGGCTGGAACAGGAAGTGCAAGTATGTCTCACGCATTATCAAGGACTGTTGGCCCATCAGGAAAGCTGTATAGTTATGAATATCATGCTTCCAGATATGAGACGGCTCTGCAAGAGTTCCGCGATCACAATATGTTAGATGAAATTAATGGAAACACTCACCTCACACATCGAGATGTTTGCAAGGATGGCTTTGAAACGGAAGGTTTACCATTAAAAGTAGATGCTATCTTCTTGGATCTGCCAGCTCCTTGGGAAGCAATTCCTCATTTGATAAAACACGTTAATCGTAATGGAACCACACGTGTTTGCTGCTTTTCTCCTTGCATGGAGCAAATTCAGCGTTCCGCATCTGCTTTACAAGTTTCTGGTTGGTGTGATATCGAAATGCTAGAGGTTTCTTACAAACAATGGACTGCTAGGAAATCTAGAGTAATTCGTGTTGACGATTCAATCGATAGATTAAAGGAAGTAAAGCGTCATCGAACGGAAGGATTTGAgcgaagaaaagaaagacagcgtttagaaaaagagtttGCTGAATCTGCAGAGAACGGTGAGGAGCTTAACGATTCACAGGTTTCTACTCCTTCAGAACCACCATCGAAGAGCCCCACTAGTACAGAAAAGATTCATAAACGTATACGTGAAGGTGATGAAGAATATGAATGGAGCAATGTTGCACGCGTTGATTCAAATCTGAAGAACCATACAAGttatcttttgtttgctgtCCATCTTCCTTCACAACTCGACAACGAAAGCGAGTCCACAGAATAG